The window TGCATGAGGACAAGAGAGAGACCATGTCTCCTAGGAGATCCTCACTCTTGGATACTTTTGCATATGTTCTATAATAAATATTACATACATCGATTATGAGATTATGAAGGCATGCTTTTATTGTGTAGCAGTAAAGACTAACTttactgaggggtttttttggtgttgctCAGGTAGCCTGACCCCTTGCCTTTACAAATTCCCGGAGCACGCCCTGAGCGCCAGCTCCTGTGCCCTGGGCCACGGCTTCACGCCCATGCACCAGTCCCTCCTCGCAGACGATCCTGCCACCGCAGACTTCAAGCAGGAGTTCCGCAGAAAAAGCAAGTCTGTCGAAGAGCCTGTCGACATGGACTCCCCTGAAATCAGAGAACTGGAGAAATTTGCTAATGAATTCAAGCTGCGGAGAATTAAGTTGGGTATGCGCTTTCTGTGAGCAaacaaaaggctgaaaaattcCAATGGAAGTCCAATTATTTCTGAATGTGTTATGGTCTAGCCTCTGCAGTTGCCTAATCATAACTCTAATCCTGCCTCGCACTGCCAAACTTTCTTCATTCCTAGAAGACTCGCACAGAATTAATGAACTTCAGCTTTTTGCAACTTAGTAtgcagaaaattactttaaactTCCCTGCCCTTAAATGATTTAAGTGCAGAGAAAATTATTGCtgtttattaaattatattgaGTAGCAGGTGTGTTATTTTGCACAGCCCCAAATTTTCTGCAACTTAGGGCAGTACATGTTTCTAATGCCCGTTGTCTTCCCCATCAAGTGCTCCATCGCACAAGATGGTGCAATGTCAGTTTAGTATACAAGATGGGTGACAAATCTTTCACACAGGTGAGaagtttctcttcctgttttcttttcttgtgccAAGACACAGGTACAGCAGCAACTGGTATCTCTGTTGCTGTCTGATAACTACTGGGACTGACACGAGATGGGTCTCTGGTGAGCTGCTTTGCCTTCACTGGGCAAGCTTAGCTGAGGACAAAGGTGGACTGAGCCTTGTCTTTCTCATCTGTAGGGAATTTCTCCTTTCTACAGAAGGATTGAGGTACATTGCAAAGCCCATCTCATTCTTGTTTGAactgtactaaaaaaaaaaaaaaaacaaaaacatctgaTGCTGCAGATTCATCCCATTTATGAACGTTGAGTACTCTGAATGAAGAGTTGCAATTTTTACGTTATTGCTTATAACATTATATTGTATCATTGCAAAATAGGGCATCCTACAAAAATCCAGctttataaatgtaaaaataaaaaattataaggTTATTACAGGTATCTATGCATTATTTCAACAGCTAGAAAGCTAGTGTGTTCCATTTGCAGTGTAAAAATGAggactgaaacaaaaatgtagGGTTTAAAATAGTGTTTGCAACTTGGTCAGTTTTGCTGTAAATCATGTATTTAATGTCTGCCACCACAGTGGAAAGGTTTCCTAGGCCCTAAGCTATTAATCACTGTAATTACTGCACCTTCATGCTGAATTTGTGAGGGAGCAGAGCTTCCTCTGATGCAAACAAACGGCACAGAGCCTGTAAGACTGGGCTTAATGCTCTGATGGGAAGAATGCAATTTGCACAGGAAAACTAACCTGAGGTTGAGCTTTACGAGGGAAGACAGAGTTAATACGGGCTGTGGGTCCGAGACTGAGAGACAGAGTCAGTGCAATCAAACTGGGGGTGAAAAGCTGCCCCGTGAGACATTCAGCATCTAAAGAGATCGTGCCCGTTCTGGCGCAGAGGCAGAAGGGGAGGACGGTGAGCCAGAGCCCCAAACGCAGCGGAAAGACATTCAGAGCACTGAATGGGGAGCTGCCGTTACAAAGTCAGCGTCTGCACGGAAACTGCAGCATTGCTGCGACCGCTTCAACTTAGTTGTCACAACAAATAAAAGGAGACCAGAGGTGCCACCGGGGATCAGCTTATTGCCATTGTACCGTCTATAGAAAGAAAGGTATGGGGTCTGGATCCTTCTCTAATCTCGGAGTGTAAAACTCCACTAAATCAGTGTAAAACTCCGCTGAAACCAAGAGGAGACTGAACACTGATCTCTGAGGTGAGCTCGGAGTCAGCCACAGAGACCTCTGCAGAAAGCCCATCCTGAAGACACTGCAGGCACACACTGTTCATAAGAGTCAGCACTGAAGTGTCTCAAGGAAAGTACCCCTTTCTAGAAAGCTCCAAAAAgactcttttctctttgttcttgaCAGGTTATACACAAACCAACGTTGGAGAAGCACTGGCTGCTGTGCATGGCTCTGAATTCAGCCAAACTACTATTTGCCGGTTTGAAAACTTGCAGCTGAGTTTCAAGAACGCGTGCAAACTGAAATCGATACTGTCCAAATGGCTGGAGGAAGCAGAACAAGTAGGAGGTAGAGAATTGAAATCCTCTAAATATCGATTTTCGTTTAAACCAGAATCCTATATATAATTTGAAGGACTAGTATGTGTCTTCCATAGCCCAAAGTTTTTGTTTTACCAGGTTTAAATACTAAAGTGTGCTTATACTAAATTTTGGTTATCGTTTTTGAGTGAGCAAGGAGGGGTGAACTGACGTGCTCGGAGGGTACAGAATAGCAGAAACATCCCTTGGCCTCtggaagtaatttctttcagtCCCATTTTGGCTCCATTCCTGTAGCATAGGTCAGAGCTGTTATTAGGATCTGCAGGACAGCCTGTTTAGCAGCATAAGGGGATTCTTCACGAGCAAAGGACTCTTCCAGCCTCTGGCATGTGAGATGTGGCCATGGGGGAAAAGATTTGAATTCAGCTGAGGCAGTGGTCTTTAAACTCTGAAGAAGAATAGCGTGGCATAGAGGGTTTTGATGCGACCTTTTTGCTGCTAGGGGATTCCCTTCCTTTTACCCAGTTACTTTCCAGTTCCAGGAAGAGTCATGGGGTTCACTGGGCAAAGCCTACTTTAGAACAGGTTGgttaatttaaaggaaaagggTTGTTTTAAAGAGCAGCCTCTTCAGCTGCATGAATTGTGGTGCTGGGAAGCAGTATGCCTGGAGGTGGCAGCGAAAGCCAGGACTACCGCTGTGCACTACTCACCTAGCAcgggaagaaagagaagatgatCTTAATGCTACTTTTTGGATTTGCCATTGGATTCAACAATAGGAAACCTTGCtaaacagctgcttctgccacACAGTTCAGTTTCCTTTGAACCAAATGTAGAAAGCTTTTTCCCCCTGTAACTGCATTAGAAACCAGAGACTCTCCTAATGTGGCTGGCATGTTTTAAGAATCGCTTGTAAGGGGTTTGGGGCAGGTAGCGGCTGCTGGCTGTGCGAGCAGCGTTACAGGCTTGAGCTGCAGGGCAAGATCATTTGTGCAGGCGGTGCCCTCTGAGAAGTGAGGGAGCACTTGTCCGTCAGAAAGTGGGGTGGAAGAGGCAGATGAATAAATGGGGTTGGGAGTCAAggctgtatttctgaaaaaagagAGTGAGCCAAGGGGTATGGAAATGGACTCCATCTGCCCAGACTGTACCCTGCAGGGTAGGAGGAAGAAGGTCTGTAAAAGGAGGGGGCTGATGTACGGCTCCGTGGGGTCATAGGCACAGAGCCAGCACTGTTTGCAGCTTTACTAGTGGCacactggttttgctttatAACCATTTATAGCTGGAGGTGAAACAATGACCAACCAccttagagaaaaaaagtgcTCCTCTGTGTGGTGCTGCTCTTATTCAGTAGCATTATCTGGtagctttcttctgtcttcaaaGAAAGGGACTTTTTTTCTGGAGATAATTGTGCTTGCTTTCCATCCCCCGTAACtgctgggttgtttttgttttgtttttaatgcagcTTTATACAATGAAAAAGTTGGAGTGAACGAGCGGAAGAGGAAGCGCAGAACCACCATAAGGTAATAAATATTTAGGACATTACATGTAACACTTTGGCTACGATGCTGCTTTTTATAGGGCTTGAAATTGAAGtgttattttctattaaagaaTATGGCTAgtgtttcaaaatgtttcactgttttgaaacattccagtgaaaaataacagcataaCCCTCCAAACTCCCTATTTGCTCCAAATATTCTACGTTTCCcaattaaagactttttttttaacatatgaCAACATACTTtaatatgaaagaaatattttattccaattCTACCCAAAGTATATTATATCTATAAAGTGAATAAGATAtaatggaatcatagaatagtttggtttggaagggaccttaaaaatcattccctgccatgggcagggacaccctccactagaccacgttgcccaaagccccatccaacctggccttgaacacttccagggatggggcatccacagcctctctgggcaacctgttccagtgcctcaccaccctcacagtgaagaatttcttcctaacatctgatctaaatcgaccctctttcagcttaaggccattacccctcatcctatcactacatgccactgtaaacagtccctctctggATTTattgtaggctcccttcaggtactggaaggccgcaattagatctcccgtgagccttctcttctccaggctgaacaaccccaactctctcagcctgtcctcacaggagaggggctccagccctctgatcagcttcgtggtcctcctctggactcgctccaacaggtccagGGGCCCAGAGCTGAACAgaatactccaggtggggtctcacaagagcggagtagaggggcaggatcacctccctcgacctgctggtcacacctcttttgatgcagcccaggacacggttggctttctgggctgcaagcgcacactgccggctcatgttgagcttctcatcaatcaatacccccaagtccttctcctcagggctgctttcaatccattcctcgcccagcctatagctttgcttgggattgcaccaacccacgtgcaggaccttgtacttggccttgttgaacttcatgcggtttgcacaggcccacctctccagcctgtcaaggtccctctggatggcctCTCTTCCTTCCggcatgtcgaccacaccacacagcttggtgttgtcggcaaacttgctgaggctgcactcaatcccactggccatgtcaccaacaaagatgttgaacagcaccagtcccagtaccaacacttgaggaacaccacttgtcactggtctccacttagACATTGATtcgttgactgcaactctttgagcaTGGCCATATGACCAATTCCTTATCCtctgagtggtccatccatcgaatccatgtctctccaatttagagacaaggatgtcgtgtggaacagtgtcaaatgctttgctcaagtccaggtagatgacaccagttgctcttccctcatccaccaatgctgtaaccccattgtagaaggccatcCTTGTCTTCATTTCAGAGCgcccttgttttcattttgggaGGTTCTACATtgtaccaaaataaaaattgcattattttgcCAGAGAATTGAGGTCTAGGAAATTTGAGAACAAGCTTTTACACATAATATTGGATCCCTAGCCTCTGTCATTGCTTTCTTTAGAGTTCCCAAAGAAGCactttaatgaggaaaaaagggagtttAATTACTCCTGCTTCTTTTACATCTAACTCTACTGTACTGGGAATATCAAATATGGCAGATTGACAAGGGCACAGATAATTGAGGGAAAATTCAGGACCAAATcccataaaataagaaaatattaattgttCCTCTGAAGGATATAGGACCTCAGTTTGAAGACCTCAAACTAATCAGAGAGATGGACTTTATCTGAACTGCAGCCTTACTCTTAGCAATTCTTAATGGATGTTTGATGTTAAACTAGGTGTAAAACAGAAGTCCCACTAACTAAATTAGGTTAGTTATACCTTTAGCAAAAATTGATTTGAATTTGTGgaagctattttcttttctactttgaTCAGAAAGCCTAAGAAACTGTTAGTCAAAACGAATGATGTTTCTTTACTTCTGTGCACGCAGAACACAATGCTACTAATTAGGTAGTTCTGGTAATGTTACTAAATATTGCGAAATAGACCTATAAATGAAAGACCAACAACATATTGCAGATGAAGTAATGAAATAACTAGATactttgtgtatttctgtaacagaaatacCTGCACCTCATTTCCAGAATAATGCATGAACTGCCCTCTTGTGTCCAAAGAAATTACAGCTACTGCTGAAGCCAGTTTTGGATGTGTCCTGGTGGCACACAAGCATGTcacaaatacttttcattttctgagacTAAGTAGCACGAACAGGAAGCAAATTCTATCTGGCAATAAGAAAATATAGTAGCCTTAACTCTGTTTATTGAACCACTCAACTGTGGTCACTGACAACTGTGAGGAACAGATTAAGGCAGACTTTTAGAAAGCGTAATGATTGCTAAAACAGCTTGCCATAATCTCTGTGATTTCCAGAAATATTCTAGTACCCTCTATAATAAAATGAGATGCAGACTTTGATACAACATTTCCCAAAAGGTAAGTGATGGAGCTCTTCCCCTTTGTAAACCCAAATGATTTGATATAACCAGGTAACCCCAGTGCTGTGCAGTTGCTGAACCCTTACGACGCTGCTGTGACTGGGGCAGAATGGGTGGTCAGGCTTGTTCCAGTTCCTGTGATCCCATTCATGTCTAGCTACTAGTCGCATCTCCTAGAGAACATCAAGAAGCGCTAATAATTCATGATTACTGCTGACACTGAACCAAACTTgatgctggttttgcctttaaaTTACTCTGTGCTGAAATTCTGCATGATGTGATGCTGTCCATGTCAGCAAAGAATTACAGCGTACTTTAAGCTCTGTGGGTTTCCCTTACgtagaaaaagaggaaataaaccAAGTCACTACCTTCAGTGCTCTTACTTGACCCTTCTTCTGAACTAGTGGTGAAAGCTTGAACATGtcagaaaagtttttaaaggTGACATTTTATCCCTTTATCCAGTATCGCTGCTAAAGAAGCCCTAGAGAGGCACTTTGGAGAACAAAGTAAGCCTTCTTCTCAGGAGATTATGAGGATGGCTGAGGGGCTCAATCTTGAGAAAGAAGTTGTGAGAGTTTGGTTTTGCAACAgaagacaaagggaaaaaagagtgaAGACAAGTTTACATCAGAACGCTTTTAGTTCCATTATCAAGGAGCATCACGAATGCCGGTAAAGCTTTTCCATGTATAGATGtggatttctgttttgctttttgtaaatattgtaaatactatgttgttaaaaaaaaaaaaaaaagaaaaaaaaaatcagtaaaccACTTGTTTCTCTTACAAGCTAGCCAGCTTCAGATGTAGTGTGTTGCGGAAGACCCGATTTTAATGTAAAAGTTTGGAAACAAATTAAATGCTACTGCATATACTTAAAGAGTTGGAGGTCTCTGCTTAACTGTAAGGAACCTATTATGCATTATTCAAGTAGAAATGCTTTCCAAGTTGCACAAGTAATTGCAGTTTCCCTGTGCTGTGCCTTTCTTGCATCTATGATAGATTTAATGATTAATGAAGAACTCCATATAGGTACCCTAAGCATCAGGAAACAAAACCTTTGCATTGTATGTGAAGAAAGGTTGCAAAGCTTGATATCAGCAGCTGtaacattgaaaatattttgcctctGCATGCCCGTGCACGTGCTTTACCCCCGCCCCGCATTAACTAGCTAACTGTGCTAACCTTTGCGAGATTATCAGCCCTTAGGCCCATGCCAGGGTCCCATCTCCAGCGGGGAACACTGAGCATCGGTGAGAAATGAGAACGTCAGAGAAGGTGAATCAGTGACCTTAAACAAGCAGTAGTGATGCTACCCAATGTCTCGTTATGGCCAAGGATGGGATATACCCATGGGAGCTTGTGGGACTGCCACTAGACCTGAGCACCAGGTAGAGGAACCCTAGCTGAATACCTGCCTTTCCAAAGAACAGCTCAAACTCAGCTACCCACTCACACCAGCTGTACACACCTGAGTGAATCATTTCAAGTGAATTCTTTGTGTAAGTTCAGGACAAAGCCATTAGAAATGTGCCATAATTGCCGTCATTATTTACAGTAGAGTGAGCTTCCCAGTACGGAGGTGACAACACTGTTCCTACTGTGTGCTCTGCCTCAGCATACCATTTGACTGCCTGAAATTAGTGCCAAGtagaagtgacttttttttatgcttGTTATCAAAGGTAATTCTTGCTAGTCTATTATATGCCTTCAAGTTTGA of the Grus americana isolate bGruAme1 chromosome 1, bGruAme1.mat, whole genome shotgun sequence genome contains:
- the POU1F1 gene encoding pituitary-specific positive transcription factor 1 isoform X1: MTCQAFASSDAFVPLNSDSSPSLPLIMHHSAAECLPVSNHATNVVSTVPSVLSLIQTPICSRICFAMTTSGNTLAGLHYSVPSCHYGNQPSTYGVMAGIKPATPEMLSASLSQSRILQTCSMPHPNVVNGVSTLQSNLTPCLYKFPEHALSASSCALGHGFTPMHQSLLADDPATADFKQEFRRKSKSVEEPVDMDSPEIRELEKFANEFKLRRIKLGYTQTNVGEALAAVHGSEFSQTTICRFENLQLSFKNACKLKSILSKWLEEAEQVGALYNEKVGVNERKRKRRTTISIAAKEALERHFGEQSKPSSQEIMRMAEGLNLEKEVVRVWFCNRRQREKRVKTSLHQNAFSSIIKEHHECR
- the POU1F1 gene encoding pituitary-specific positive transcription factor 1 isoform X3, which gives rise to MVAEIPKTVCKGIGCHSVSLHYSVPSCHYGNQPSTYGVMAGIKPATPEMLSASLSQSRILQTCSMPHPNVVNGVSTLQSNLTPCLYKFPEHALSASSCALGHGFTPMHQSLLADDPATADFKQEFRRKSKSVEEPVDMDSPEIRELEKFANEFKLRRIKLGYTQTNVGEALAAVHGSEFSQTTICRFENLQLSFKNACKLKSILSKWLEEAEQVGALYNEKVGVNERKRKRRTTISIAAKEALERHFGEQSKPSSQEIMRMAEGLNLEKEVVRVWFCNRRQREKRVKTSLHQNAFSSIIKEHHECR
- the POU1F1 gene encoding pituitary-specific positive transcription factor 1 isoform X2; translated protein: MTCQAFASSDAFVPLNSDSSPSLPLIMHHSAAECLPVSNHATNVVSTGLHYSVPSCHYGNQPSTYGVMAGIKPATPEMLSASLSQSRILQTCSMPHPNVVNGVSTLQSNLTPCLYKFPEHALSASSCALGHGFTPMHQSLLADDPATADFKQEFRRKSKSVEEPVDMDSPEIRELEKFANEFKLRRIKLGYTQTNVGEALAAVHGSEFSQTTICRFENLQLSFKNACKLKSILSKWLEEAEQVGALYNEKVGVNERKRKRRTTISIAAKEALERHFGEQSKPSSQEIMRMAEGLNLEKEVVRVWFCNRRQREKRVKTSLHQNAFSSIIKEHHECR